The nucleotide sequence GCTATTTCGGAATTAGACACCCAGTCCCAAAAGGCGGATATTTTAATATTGACAGACTATCTTCGCTCGGTAAATGAATTGGATTCAGTCGGAGGGGCAAGCTACATAGCATCGCTTACGGATGAGGTTCCAAGCTCTGCAAACTACGAATTTTATGCAAAAATCGTGTTGGAAGCAGCTATAAGAAGAAATTTGCTAAAAGTTTCCAATAAAATTTCTGCAGATGTATTTGATGACAGCATATCAAGCCGAACAGTCTTGGAAGAAGCTCAAAAAAGCATATTTGACCTTACGGAAGCCGGAAATTCGGCGACTTTTAAGTCTTTGGCTGAGGTAATAATGCCTACTTTGGAGGTTCTCCAAAAACTACACGAACGCAAGGGAGCATACACCGGTGTTCCTTCAGGTTTCGGTAATTTGGATAATATGACCTATGGATTTCAGGATTCGGAATTTATAATAATAGGAGCCCGTCCCTCCGTAGGAAAAACAGCCCTAGCCATGACCATGGCAGCCCACATTGCTATTGACGAAAAAATTCCGACAGCCTTTTTTTCTCTTGAAATGTCGGATATGCAGCTGGTACAGCGTTTGATAGCTTCAAGAGCAAAAATAAATTCGAACAGAATAAGGTCTGCAAACCTAACGGCCAGAGATTTCGGCAAGGTATCCGAAACCTGCGGTCTGCTCTATGAAGCCCCGTTTTACCTTGTGGATATGCCTAATATGAAGCTTTTGGATTTAAGAGCCATAGCCCGCCAGCTTTGCAGTCCGCCATATAACGTAAAAATCATTTTTATAGACTATATAACCCTTATTACAGGCGAAAATGCAAGCATACCGCGTCATGAACAGATTGCCGAAATTTCAAGGTCTCTAAAAAGTCTGGCAAGAGAGCTGAATATTCCAGTAGTTGCCCTATCCCAGCTGACAAGGGATGCCGAAGGGAAAAAACCGGGGCTTGCCGATATAAGGGAATCGGGTTCTCTTGAACAGGATGCCGATGTGGTCATGTTTTTACACCGTGAAAGAGCCGACACAAGCGAAGATGAAGCAAAACCTATTCCGACCGAACTCATTTTGGCAAAACAAAGAAACGGCCCCATAGGCACAGTTCCGCTCTTGTTTTTATCCCAATATACGACCTTTGTTACCGAAGCTAAAGAAAAATGATAGATAAAAAGATAAAATCTTCTTGACTATTGGCGGGAAAAGAAGGATAATATATCTATGATTATTATTTTAAGGAGGTTTCTTTGAAAAAAGTAAGAGTATTACTTTTACTATTGTCTGTTCTTTTTATGTTTTCCTGTAAGTCTGCTCCCAAGCAAAAAGAAGAAAAGCCGGCTGAACCTGAAAAAACTCAAGAACAAGTAGTAAAGGAAGAAACAGATAAGAAAGCAAATGAAAAAAATATGTCTGATGATTATTACACAGTATATTTTGCACCGCAATCTTATCAAATCGACCAGTTTACTGCACAGATACTAAAAGAAATAGGCGAAGATCTAAAAGCAAAAAATGTAAAGAAAATCGTCATTTACGGTCACAGTGCAAAACTGGATTCACAAAAGGATGAAGATCGTATTGCATTACAGCGGGCAATTGCTGTTGCAAGCTATTTTCAAAAAATGAAGCTGTTTGATGCGAACAATATAATCGTAGAAGGTAAAGGAGCACGTGAACCAGCCCGAAGCCATTCAGAGATTACTGACCGCTTAAAAAACCGAAGAGTAGAAATTCACAGTGTTAAATAAACACTATGAAACTTTAAAAAATCATTTTGGAGGTAACTAATGATTAAAAAAATTTTTTTCGTAGCCGTATGTTCACTTTTAGTTGTTTCAGCTTGGGCACAGGCTCCTTCGATTGTCGGAACAGACTATGTCCGCCCCGCAATTCACTATGTTGAAGAAGGCTCCAACTATGTAAACAGTGATGTCTTTTTTAAACTAAGATCAGCCGATAAGGAAACCGGTCTTGACTTTGTAGAATTTGCCTTGAATGGAGCAGCCTTTATGAGATACAAAAACCCCTTCCAACTTCTTGAAGAAGGAAAATATGATATTTCATACAGAGGATTTGATAACAGCGGAAACCTGGAATTGCCCAAAACCTTGTCGGTAATCGTAGACAATACGGCTCCTGATACAATGATCAAGACAACAGAACCTTTGTACAATGACGGTGCAGTAGTTTATTGCTCATCAAATACAAAGTGGTATGTTTCTGCCGCCGACATTGTCGGAGGATCAGGTGTAGCAGCCGGTTACATGGGAACGGACCTTAACTCTCTTAAAATTTCCGGAAACGGAAAAGAGTCGGAGCAGACCTATGTTTCTTTAGATGGTGAAGGACCCGTAAACCTTTATTACACAGCTATTGACAATGTAGGAAACCTTGCTCCTATTAAGTTACTCGCAGTTACTATCGACAGAACAGCACCCGTTGTAAGCATTGCAAATTCAAACCGTCTTATCAACAAGGATGAGGAGTACATGGTATTCCCCAGCAATAATGTTGTAGATGAAGAAGGCAGAGTTATTGTTTCTACAAGTGAAACCGTTTCATTTGCAGCAAAAGACGACCTTTCAGGCGTTGATGCAATTTATGTAAAAGTAAATGACGGAGAATATACCAAGTATGTAGAACCGATCAGATTTACACAAAATGCAGTTTACAAAATCGAAGTTAAAGCTATCGATAACGTAGGCAATGTTTCTGATCCTGTCTTATACACATTCTATGTTGATCAGATTACACCTAATTCGGAAGTTGATATAATCGACAGGACCGGGAATCTTCTCCCGGCCACAACCCCCGCAAATGCCCAGTAAAAAAATTGAGGCATCACCGATAAATCGGCTTCCGATATAACGATTAATCGTTATAAGATTAATCGGTTTCCGATATAATCGGTAATATAAAAAAGCCGAAGTAAACGGGATATCCCTGCTTCGGCTTTTTTTATTTTGTAAAAAGATAAAGTATGAAATTAAAAAAGATATGTTTTTGTATTTTAATTCTCATAAATTTTTCATATGTTTTTGGAAATACCGATCTAAATAAAACAAAAACTGAAATTGAAGTAGAGTTAAACTATCCCTTAAATTTTAATATTTCTATATCGCATTTTTTAAGGTCTTACAAGGAAAATTCGGATTCAAAATATACGGAAATGGAGTTTAAGGCCTCATTGAAGCCTGCAAATATTTTGGGGTGTTTAAATGTAAAAATAGTTTATCTGCCTTTTATCAACTTTTTCTCCGGAACTACGATAAGTACAGGCTGGGCCTACCCTAGCCTAAATTTTTATGGACTTGCCGAAAATAAAAATGTCAATAACTTACAGGTTATCAAACCGCTATATTTTTCAAAATTCTTTATTGATCTCAATGCAGGCCTAGAACTTTATTTTGATTTAAACTCAAAAATAAAAAATGAATGGTCAGGTCTAATTTTAAAAACAAGGCATATTATAAGTTACAAAGACATTGTTCCTCAAACAAATGAGGATTTTTTCTTTTTTGATAATGACTTAGGTGAAAACAGAAACGGAGCCCGTTATACCGGAACATACTCGATAGAATACAATATGCCTCTTTACTTAAACACTATAAGGGTTGAACTTATAAGCCATAAAAATCTATATAAACCCCTCCCCTTTACTAAAAATAAGGCGGAACAATTATGGACTTTTGAATTAAAGAATGAGCTCTTTTTTAAAGCCTCAGAAAAAACACGCATAAAACTTCAAGCAGTATGGAAGACGGCTCCAATCTATTATAATTACAAAGATGAAGCTCATTTTACACAAAAAATAATCAATTCAAAAAAAAACATAGATCTGTTTTTTGAGTCCGTTTCAGCAAGCCTTATATTTAAACTCTAGGCTTAAAAAAGCCCTCATCCGTAATGATACCTGAACAAAGTTCATAAGGCGTTATATCAAAGGCGGGATAAATCCCTGAGATTGAACCGCTCTTATTTTTGTGTTTACAATCATCCGGTAAAATTGCAGTTCTTTTTCCCATAGCGTAAAGTACATCTTCAGGATTTCTATATTCAATTTTTACTTCTTTTGCAGAAACATAATTTTTATCGGGAAAACCTATTGCATAATAAGGAATACCAAAGTAATTTGCAGCTATAGCAATCTGAAGGGTTCCTATTTTATTAATAATCGAACCGTCAAGGCTTATAACGTCAGAAGCTGAAACACAAAAGTCAATTTTTTTTTCGCTCATTAAAAGGGCTATCATATTGTCGGTAATGACGGTCGTGTCAAAGCCCATGTCATAGGCCAAGGAAGCGGTCAATCGGGCTCCTTGAAAATATGGACGGGTTTCGGCACAAAAAACCTTTATATTTTTATCGGTTTCTTTAAACCTGCGTAAATATCCGCCGACTGTAGTCTCTCCAAAACATTGGGTTAAAATTGAAGATCCGTCAGGAACCAAATCGGCAAAAAAAGAACCGGCTGCCGTATTTTTTTTATACCTGACATTGTTTTGTTCTACAGCATTCTGCTTTAGAGCGGTAATAATTTCATTTGAAAATGCTCCGTTTTTTATTAGATTTTCAAAGAGGCTCAAGGATTCGGCTGTAATAAGCTGCATTGCCTTGCTTGTGGTAGGACGGGCATGGGATAGAGCATAGGCTGCCTCTTTCATAAACTCAAGGTATGCCGTTTTTGAAAGATTTTTTCCTTGATAAGCAGCAAGGGCCATCCCCATAGCAGCCGCTGCAAAAGGCCCTCCGCTTTGGGTTACCATGTCGGCAATGGCCTTTGCTACTTCTTCATATGTTTTACATATACAAAATTCTTTTTTTTCGGGATAAATACGCCTGTCTAAAATACGCACCTCTCCGCATTCTTCATCAAACCAAGCAACATTTTCATATTGCAAAATAAACCCTAAGTTATAATCTTCTCTCATTTTTAAGTATTTTACCGATTTTTCCTGTTTTATTTATAAATTCTACACTAATTTACTTAATAATATAAGCATTTTTTATAACTTTGTCAGTATAAAATAAAGAAAAAAAATTAAAAGAAGACTTGCGTTTTTTAAAAAGATATCTTATAATATACTTAATAGTTAATAGCGTAAATAATAAATAGCCTTAACTATAATATCAATGAAAGGAGTGCAATTTATGGAAGCAAAAAAAGAAAAGAGAAATTTAAATTTATTTAACATTTTCTCTCTTGGTTTCGGCGGAGCCGTAGGTTCCGGGATTTTTGTGTTAACAGGCTTAGGAATTGCCGCTACAGGTAAATCCATTGTCGTTTCAATTATGGCTGGTTGTATTTTTATGCTTTTAGCATATTTTTACAATGTCCTTTTATCATCAATGTTTATGTTTGAAGGAGGTGATTATAGTCAAAAAGCCCTAGTGTTTAATCCTTTTTTTACAGGTATAAATGGATACATAACATTTATTAATGGATTTTCTGTTGCTATGTATAGCCTTGCAATGGTAAATTATGCAGGAATAGTTTTTCCTCAAATTCTACCTTACACAAAATTAATTGCGATAATAATTATTACCTTGTTTTTTGCAGCAACTATAAGAGGTTCAAAATTTGTTTCTACAATCAATAATATAATGACCTTAGTATTAATCCTAGCAATTATTTTTTATATTGTATTTGGAGTTCCTAAGGTAAAACCGGGCTATTTCACAGATCCAAATTTTTTTACAGGCGGTTTTAAAGGTATCATTGCCGGTATTGCAATAATGGGATGGGCATGTCAAGGAACCACAATGGGTCCGGTTTCTGTATCGGCAGTAACTATTAAGCCTAAAAAAAATATACCCTATGGCATATTCTTAGTAACAATAGCAATAGCCATTGTTTATGGCTTAATGGGCTATGTATCGGCAGGAGTGCTTCCCATAAGCGAGGTTGCAGGTCAAAATCTTTCACTTGTAGCCTCCGAGATTTTCCCAAGATCAATTTTTATTCTCTTTATAATGGGAGGGGCTGTTTTTGCCATAGCAACATCTATGATTACCGGCATAATAATGGTTCGATATCCAATACTAAAAGTAGCACAAGCAGGTTGGCTCCCAAAATTTTTTACACAAACAACTCAGACCGGTTATCCATGGGCTGTTTACGGTATTTATTACATATTGTCAATTTTACCGGTTTTACTTGGTTTAAAATTAGATGCTATTGTTTCGCTGGTAATGATACCTGCAATGCTTACAAATCTATATACAAATATAAAATGTATTAAGGTGATACGGGATTATCCGGAGCAATGGAAAAAATCGGTATTGCATATGCCCAGAATACTTATGGACATCATATGTATTCTTTCGGCACTTTGTGCAGCTATAGTATGCTATAACCTATTTATGATGCTTTCAACAAAAGAAAAACTTTTGATGATAGGGATTATGGTTATCATATCGATTTTATCAATTTACAATTTAAAATCAAAACATGTAAAAATTGAAGAATTGGAAGCAAATAAAAGGCAAATTATCGAAGATGCCTTACTTGCTGAAACTGAAGAATAGGAGAAAAAATGATTTACGATTTTACAACAAAAATTTCAAGAAAAAACTTAGGTTCGCTTAAGTGGGACTTAATGTATTCACAAAATCCTGAGGTTGGAAATGAGGTGGTTCCTCTTTCGGTAGCAGACATGGAATTTAAAAATCCGCCGGAACTTATTGAAGGTTTAAAAAAATATCTTGACGAAACAGTGTTAGGATATACAGGACCTACTGAAGAGTATAAAAAAACCGTAAAAAAATGGATGAAGGATAGACATCAATGGGATATTGAAACTGACTGGATAATAAATACTGCCGGAGTCGTTCCTGCAGTGTTCAATGCCGTTAGGGAATTTACAAAACCTGGAGAAGGAGTCATTATCATCACCCCCGTTTATTATCCTTTCTTTATGGCTATAAAAAATCAAGAGCGTAAAATCATAGAATGTGAATTATTGGAAAAAGACGGATATTATACAATCGATTTTGAAAAACTAGAAAAATTATCCAAGGATAAAAACAATAAGGCTTTGCTCTTTTGCTCGCCGCACAATCCTGTAGGCAGGGTTTGGAAAAAAGATGAACTTCAAAAAATAAAGGATATAGTTTTAAAATCCGATCTTATGCTATGGTCAGATGAAATTCACTTTGACTTAATTATGCCCGGTTATGAGCACACAGTGTTCCAATCTATTGATGAGCAACTTGCCGATAAAACGATTACTTTTACTGCTCCGTCTAAAACATTTAATATTGCAGGAATGGGCATGAGCAATATAATAATTAAAAATCCGGATATCAGGGAAAGGTTTACAAAGTCTCGGGATATTACAAGCGGAATGCCATTTACTACACTCGGATATAAGGCTTGCGAAATTTGCTATAAAGAATGCGGAAAATGGCTGGATGACTGCATAAAGGTAATAGACAAAAATCAAAGAATTGTAAAAGATTTTTTTGAAGTAAATCACCCCGAAATAAAAGCTCCTCTTATTGAAGGTACCTATTTACAATGGATAGATTTTAGAGCTTTGAAAATGGATCATAAGGCTATGGAAGAATTTATGATTCACAAAGCTCAAATATTTTTTGATGAAGGCTATATTTTTGGAGACGGAGGTATAGGATTTGAAAGAATCAACTTGGCAGCTCCATCATCTGTTATTCAAGAAAGTTTAGAAAGACTAAATAAGGCCTTAAAAGACCTTAAAAAACGGCATTAAAAATAAAATTTACTGCCGGTAAAATTCCTCCTCATATTTTATATATAAAATGTGGGGAGGTCTTTTATAAAGGCTTATTTTTGCTGTTATTCTTTTCAAGAATATCGGTATAAGTTTTTAAAATTTTATCAAAAGCTACCATTTCATCAACGGTAAAAGCTTCGAGAAGTTTTTTTCTTGTCTTGATATTATCTCTATTGTCATAAGCTTTATGCTTTAAAACCGTTTCTTTTGCTTTTTCCGTAGTATGTAAAAAAAAGACTTTACCGTCAGCTTCGTTCACTTTCTTATAAACCAAGCCCCATTTTATAAGCCTATGTACAATTTGAGAAATTGCGCTTGATGTTCTATTCCATTTTTTTGCTAGGGCTGAAACCGTTATATTTTCATTATCATAAATATCGGTCAAAATATGCATTTCAATCATTGTATATTTCTTACCCGTACCATAATCCCTTCTTACAGTATAATAATAAGAAAATGACAACACAAAATCATACATTCTATCAACAATATTGCTTATATTTTTATACCGTTTTTCGATCAAATCTATAGGCTCATTGTCTTCTACCCATGCATTAATTATTTCTTTTTTATAAATATCATTCAACATTTAAAACTCCCGAACAATCTGGTTAAAATTTAGTAATACACCTTTACAAGATAGACATTTTAAAAAAAATTGTCAATTATTTAGACATTTTTATCTCAAACTATTGACAAAAATATAAAAAAAGCATATACTCCTCCACGTGAGCAAGATTTTTTGATGACTTGCTCATAAAATTGCAATACTTGACATTTTTTGGGTTTATGTATATTATACACACGCTCACTGTTAAGCGAGAGTGGTGGAATTGGCAGACACGCTAGACTTAGGATCTAGTGCTTCGGCGTGAGGGTTCAAGTCCCTCCTCTCGCACAATTCCACAAAACAAAAAGTGGAGTAGAATTGCGGGAATAGCTCAGTGGTAGAGCGCCACCTTGCCAAGGTGGATGTCGCGAGTTCAATCCTCGTTTCCCGCTTCTAAAGCGATTCGGTGAACGGATCGCTTTTTTTTATACCCTTTTATATAAAGGGCTGTCTTAAAATCAACTCTAAGGAAGGAAAAATGGACTACGAAAAGAATGTAACTCTTAAAGAAAAATCACATGCGGAACTTTCAGTAAAAATAAAAAAGGCTGATGTTCAAGAAAGCTATAAAAAATTGCTCAACAAATATTCAAAAGAGCTTCAAATACCGGGATTTAGAAAAGGAAAGGTTCCCGTATCCGTACTTGAAACAAAATACGGCGATGCTATCAAGGGAGACCTTGCAGGAGACCTAATTGAAGATTCCTTAAAAGAAATCTTTGAATCTCTTGATGAATATGAAAGACCTCTCCCCTACTCTTATCCCG is from Treponema denticola and encodes:
- the dnaB gene encoding replicative DNA helicase, which gives rise to MDSVKNLKNKLPPHNMEAEKAVLGAILIDPDVFTFVRPILDASAFYSPQHQKIYKAISELDTQSQKADILILTDYLRSVNELDSVGGASYIASLTDEVPSSANYEFYAKIVLEAAIRRNLLKVSNKISADVFDDSISSRTVLEEAQKSIFDLTEAGNSATFKSLAEVIMPTLEVLQKLHERKGAYTGVPSGFGNLDNMTYGFQDSEFIIIGARPSVGKTALAMTMAAHIAIDEKIPTAFFSLEMSDMQLVQRLIASRAKINSNRIRSANLTARDFGKVSETCGLLYEAPFYLVDMPNMKLLDLRAIARQLCSPPYNVKIIFIDYITLITGENASIPRHEQIAEISRSLKSLARELNIPVVALSQLTRDAEGKKPGLADIRESGSLEQDADVVMFLHRERADTSEDEAKPIPTELILAKQRNGPIGTVPLLFLSQYTTFVTEAKEK
- a CDS encoding OmpA family protein, which translates into the protein MKKVRVLLLLLSVLFMFSCKSAPKQKEEKPAEPEKTQEQVVKEETDKKANEKNMSDDYYTVYFAPQSYQIDQFTAQILKEIGEDLKAKNVKKIVIYGHSAKLDSQKDEDRIALQRAIAVASYFQKMKLFDANNIIVEGKGAREPARSHSEITDRLKNRRVEIHSVK
- a CDS encoding OmpL47-type beta-barrel domain-containing protein — encoded protein: MIKKIFFVAVCSLLVVSAWAQAPSIVGTDYVRPAIHYVEEGSNYVNSDVFFKLRSADKETGLDFVEFALNGAAFMRYKNPFQLLEEGKYDISYRGFDNSGNLELPKTLSVIVDNTAPDTMIKTTEPLYNDGAVVYCSSNTKWYVSAADIVGGSGVAAGYMGTDLNSLKISGNGKESEQTYVSLDGEGPVNLYYTAIDNVGNLAPIKLLAVTIDRTAPVVSIANSNRLINKDEEYMVFPSNNVVDEEGRVIVSTSETVSFAAKDDLSGVDAIYVKVNDGEYTKYVEPIRFTQNAVYKIEVKAIDNVGNVSDPVLYTFYVDQITPNSEVDIIDRTGNLLPATTPANAQ
- a CDS encoding S-methyl-5-thioribose-1-phosphate isomerase, with the translated sequence MREDYNLGFILQYENVAWFDEECGEVRILDRRIYPEKKEFCICKTYEEVAKAIADMVTQSGGPFAAAAMGMALAAYQGKNLSKTAYLEFMKEAAYALSHARPTTSKAMQLITAESLSLFENLIKNGAFSNEIITALKQNAVEQNNVRYKKNTAAGSFFADLVPDGSSILTQCFGETTVGGYLRRFKETDKNIKVFCAETRPYFQGARLTASLAYDMGFDTTVITDNMIALLMSEKKIDFCVSASDVISLDGSIINKIGTLQIAIAANYFGIPYYAIGFPDKNYVSAKEVKIEYRNPEDVLYAMGKRTAILPDDCKHKNKSGSISGIYPAFDITPYELCSGIITDEGFFKPRV
- a CDS encoding APC family permease, producing the protein MEAKKEKRNLNLFNIFSLGFGGAVGSGIFVLTGLGIAATGKSIVVSIMAGCIFMLLAYFYNVLLSSMFMFEGGDYSQKALVFNPFFTGINGYITFINGFSVAMYSLAMVNYAGIVFPQILPYTKLIAIIIITLFFAATIRGSKFVSTINNIMTLVLILAIIFYIVFGVPKVKPGYFTDPNFFTGGFKGIIAGIAIMGWACQGTTMGPVSVSAVTIKPKKNIPYGIFLVTIAIAIVYGLMGYVSAGVLPISEVAGQNLSLVASEIFPRSIFILFIMGGAVFAIATSMITGIIMVRYPILKVAQAGWLPKFFTQTTQTGYPWAVYGIYYILSILPVLLGLKLDAIVSLVMIPAMLTNLYTNIKCIKVIRDYPEQWKKSVLHMPRILMDIICILSALCAAIVCYNLFMMLSTKEKLLMIGIMVIISILSIYNLKSKHVKIEELEANKRQIIEDALLAETEE
- a CDS encoding MalY/PatB family protein, with amino-acid sequence MIYDFTTKISRKNLGSLKWDLMYSQNPEVGNEVVPLSVADMEFKNPPELIEGLKKYLDETVLGYTGPTEEYKKTVKKWMKDRHQWDIETDWIINTAGVVPAVFNAVREFTKPGEGVIIITPVYYPFFMAIKNQERKIIECELLEKDGYYTIDFEKLEKLSKDKNNKALLFCSPHNPVGRVWKKDELQKIKDIVLKSDLMLWSDEIHFDLIMPGYEHTVFQSIDEQLADKTITFTAPSKTFNIAGMGMSNIIIKNPDIRERFTKSRDITSGMPFTTLGYKACEICYKECGKWLDDCIKVIDKNQRIVKDFFEVNHPEIKAPLIEGTYLQWIDFRALKMDHKAMEEFMIHKAQIFFDEGYIFGDGGIGFERINLAAPSSVIQESLERLNKALKDLKKRH
- a CDS encoding MarR family transcriptional regulator gives rise to the protein MLNDIYKKEIINAWVEDNEPIDLIEKRYKNISNIVDRMYDFVLSFSYYYTVRRDYGTGKKYTMIEMHILTDIYDNENITVSALAKKWNRTSSAISQIVHRLIKWGLVYKKVNEADGKVFFLHTTEKAKETVLKHKAYDNRDNIKTRKKLLEAFTVDEMVAFDKILKTYTDILEKNNSKNKPL